ATTTAAGTGTTGCCACCATCTGCAATTGACATTGCATGtgtagctttgtttttgaaCTGAGCATAAAGTTAccatctgctgctctgtcacaTTTATCCTTCTGATGACCTTGATAAACAGATTAGGACAATGTGGGCCTATAAGtgaatgttcattttcatgtgaGCAGGATTATTCCTAGTGTATATGTATTAAAGGTtctggtttgtctgtctgcactaTAGATTAATGTCATatctgatttgtgtgtgtgtgtgtgtgtgtgtgtgtgtgtgtgtgtgtgtgtgtgtgtgaaggtttCAAAGTTGCTGTGATCTCCAGGGACAACAGCCGTCTGGAGAGACTGCGATCATTCGTCTCTCCCACCACAAGGGATAACCTCACCACTATAGTGGGGAATGTGGGTAAGTCATCTTAATCCCTGgtaatttctgtttatttgaagCTCATCCTGAGGCCAATCCAACGATCTTAAACAAAGTTTCAACCTGCTGAGGGTAGTTAATAATCTCTAATCACATTTGACCAAACTTGATACAAATCATCCTTCAAATTATCTCAGCAAAATATAGCAGCCTCAAACCAGTCTTTAAAACCCCATATTAGTCTAAACatagtcacacaaacacacatgctggtTTGAAGTCCTTCCTACTCCCCCTGGAGGACATTTCCAGGATGGAGCACCACCTGAAGACCTTTAAACCCCTGAATTCCCGTCTCTGTTCCAGGGTCAGAGGAGGGAGCAGAGCAGGCAAAGCAGGCCCTGCTGAAGGCGGTGGGCAAGGTGACTGACATTGTCTCCTCTCTGGGCTTTAGCTGGTGGCAGGGTGgacccccacacacacagtccctcaAAGAGCTACACTgggtgagcacacacacattaaccagGCATGAGGTAGACCAATAATGAGACTGCCAGTGGTGCTGGCAGTACTGATTGCTGTAAGAGTAGTCTTTAGTTTTCAGCTGAGAGTTCTGCTGTTCCATCATATCTGAGTGTTGAGGCAGAGATTTTACATCCATCACATgagtgacatttttattcttgtctgattatttcttatttcatctCTTGTCAACTCTCAGGTAATTGAGACATTGCTCTTCAGCACATTTGTGTCATGGAAGGCTTTCTTCCCTTTGGTGAGGGACGACTCCAGCTGTACTTACACCTTCATAACAGGTGACTTTCTTAGTCATTTATTTCTACTAACTACACAGCTTCTGTCAAATTTATGTCATGTGCTGTAGCAGGTGCTTGTTTGCAAAATACCAAGGCTCACGCAAAGCAGTAATTCAAAGCCAGCATAGTTTCGGTTTTTACTAAGGGTAAGCAGGGAGCATTATTCATTAAAGCAGTATTAAAGgcacagttcaccccaaaattaAAATAGTgattttcctcttacctgtagtgctattcatgctttcagcttgttttgatgtttattgCTGAGTTgtggagatatcagctgtagagatgtctgccttctctccaaTATAATGGCATTAAATGGAACTTCACTTGTGCTCAAAGCACCGAAAAGATCTACACttgaaaaactcaacatcaGTGGCTATTTCCATAAAACACGACTCGCTTACATAACCTGATTATATAACAACAtatatttcagtcattttaccATTtctccaataaaaaaaaaacaattcaattcacttttcaattcagtttatttatatagcgccaattcacaacagaagttatctcatgacactttccaattagagaaggtcgagaccaaactctttaattaaatgttgtaattcagagaacccaacattcccccatgagcaagaaCAATTCATGAGTTTTTCATGGTCAGTTCTCATTTGGTGTTGTTGTAACCTGAACCGCAAGGACTCTGCCCGGCGatgaaaaagcattaaaaaagtgactggtggtgtgtgtttatataGTTGTGCTACTCTGTGCcacaggaggagcaggtgagAAGTTGCTGATGCCAGGTACAGGCTTCCTGACAGTAGGAGCTGCCGGCACTCTGGCCTTCTGCCAGGTTCTGCGAGAGGAATACCCCGAGGTGCCCTGCAAACTCAACCAGGTGAGACTTTAATGGGATTACACAGCAAGACTTCATTTAACAAATCATGAACACTGATACAGGGTTTCTACATGACCTTAGTCTCACAGCCTCAGAGCTGTGCATTTCCCATGAGATCAAATAAGAAATCGTTCGGTttgacaaaactaaaaaaaggtCTTTTTATACAAAGTAAAAGATTTCTCTGAACAGCACTTAGTTCAACtgaaagtaaataaagaaatttatGATTTCTATTTTTTGGTTTCATAATGATGCCCCCTAGGTTTTCATTAATTTGATGGAAAGCCTTTCTGGCCAGCTGAGACAAGCAGGAGTATCCCTAATCTTTCCTTTCAATAATAAAAGATATTTTGTCAACTAAATTGGATTGTGAAACAGAAGTGGCCGTTAAGCCAACCAGTTTTAAGTAATCTCattgacaaacagcaaaaaaagcAAGGAACACTGACCCTTTTTCTCCTACCAGCGTGTCTGTTTGAGTTGGaaatacaaactgaaacatGATCAGACAGGTTTTAATAGAGCTTttagagaaaacaaaggcaaacgATTAAGTTATTACCTAAACTGTCCATCCTAAACCTTCACATAGTTAACAAGCCAAGCTGTTATGCCAATATGTTGTTCTCCTGTGCAAGAAGGGTTATTAACAAGATTTCAGGTGTGCTCACTTCCAGAAAAAAGTGGTTTAGATAATCTGGATAAAGGCTGCAGTCACATCGTCTTTTTTGCTTAGGAAGGTTCCTAATTGAGTGAGATGACCTGGAAGTATTTAAGCCACGATAAGAGCTGGTGAAATTCTCTGAATGCTATGGAAAGGTGCTTCAAGACTTCAGCACATCAGTCATCTGCTGTCACATAATTTCATAGCCTAGTGTAAGGGCAGTCAGCTTCCCTTAGCCCAGATGTCTTTTCCCAAGTCCTTATGAATTGTCATTCACAATTTTCCTTGATCTCCTTGATGATGTTTTCAGGGGAAAatgttttgggtcatttttTGAGTATTAAACCACAGGTAAAGTGTTGGCTTGTATGTAGTCTGTCTGATGACAGTCTGACTCCTCATGTCCTGTTGGATAACTATTGTAGTGATATTAAGGTTACCTCAGATCTCAGCAGTTACTTTTGTGTTAGTATTAGTGACAGTCAAAACCATGAAAATAAGTTAAATTAAACCCGAATCATCTTTAAAGGTGAAGCGCCTTGTGACACCATTAGGATGTTTTCTGAGACGAGGTCAAACTTACATACTGCTGGTAGTCAAAATAGACAAACTGATAAAGAACCATTTATGTCTTCTCCAATCCCACTGTGTCCTTCATTCATTCCATTTAATTTTCCCTCATGTATTCTCCTTCATTCTTTCCCTTGGCTTTTCCTGCTTCTCTCTGACCTTCTCTTGCCTGTATCCCACCCCTTGGCCCTGGCAGGTGAAGATAGACACGGGTGTAGCTACTCCAGAGCGCATGGCACCTGGTTACCTGAACCACCTGGACCTGGGCGAGGCTGTTGCCACCCTTGTGGAAAGACGAAACACCTCCCACACTGTCTTCACTGTCAACTGCCCTGCAGACTTAAAAACTGTCCTTCTGGAGAGGAACCTTTAGACTTGGAAGCCCTTCCTTCAGTCCTACCTTGTTCTCACAAGGACACATGtattcttcttctgctccttctctcaccaaACACTGCAGTAACACATTTACAGTGTCTTTGGTTCATTTGTTTACCCCATCCTAACCCCATCCAACAAGTGGCTGTTGTTTAAACTTTATATTCTGCTGCCTGTTCCCAGAGTGTTAGCAACTCTTTTCTCTGCATGTGCTGTTGTGTGATatgtctgtgaaaacacagatgatttGTAATTCTCACCTTTTCATTGTTGCATGCTTCTGTATAAAAATTATCACACAGTTCTGTTCTGTCTTCCACACTGCTGGAAGACATGatataaaacaacaatttgtcCACGGATCTGTCAATGAAGTAATGATTGGCTTTTAGTTGAGTTAGCAAAGTCGCTAGAATTTAAACAAGTGGTGAAAAAAGAGGAGGCTGTTTGGTTGGAGATGATCTCATCCTATATATCTACACACCCGGAATTAAGGGTATCTTTTGGAACTATGGAATAATGTTTTGTTGAGTGGATCCCTAATTTGATTCATATTAGTACACACACCAGGACACATGTGCAAGCTTCATGCTATTCCACTGATTGGCAGTTGGTGTCAATAATTGCCAAAACGTGTAGCAATGTGCAAAACTAGCTAAAACCAAGAAACAAGGTTGCTAGCTAGGAATGTAAATAATGCAAGTTTTTTAAGACTTTGAGAAAAATCAACTTTGAAAGTGTTCACTGAAGAAGGAAACAACAGTCAACATGTTGTTATGCTTCAAGGAAGAGtaagtgtgattgtgtgtgtgtgtgtgtgtgtgtgtgtgtgtgtgtgtatatatatatatttatgtacacacatacacacatgggGTATCTTTAAAATCTTGTCCTAGAGTTTAAAGGTCAGCAGTACAGCTCTTACACTTGACTGGATGTTTAGGACTTTGTGATACTAGGAATGTGGCTGGTGGAGAACATAAAGGCTCCTGAGATGTTGTTGAAAAGTCTTTAAAAGCTTTAGATGCTGTGAACCTCACAGATTCTAAACTGCAGATGTTAATGAGCTGACATATTAGGAAACAGAGACATTCACAACTTTCTTTGTTAGGGACATTGAAAGGTAAGTAGGGGAAGCGATATTTCACATCGTGTTACCCTTTAAGTGCAACAAGATGTGAATTCAGTGGATTCAGTATGCAGAGCAGAACTCAAATTCTACTTTCTCATCTTCATACACCAGGTCAATTTCTGCATAAAGTGGGCATGACTGTAAAATTCGCACTTTAAACACAGCCCTATGAATTCTAATGTCTGATAGATGTGGGGTGAAGGGATGGCATGGCTCATTTTAGCCTCTATATAGAGCTTTGATCAGGTCCAAATTAAAGcttaaatatatttcaaatacCAATAAATAAGATATATTCCCCGGAGTGTTCATTGCAATGACTTTTTAGCAATGTGAAGGACAAGGTTAAATGTGGGCGATGTTACAACACTGGAATGAAATTAATGTAAACAATAGTGAACAAGTATGTCAATCTTTGggtgtgtgtgacacatttaCCTCCCCCTAGCGTGACTCTCTGTCCCGTTCACATGCACCAGCACTGACCCTTATAAGCCCCTTTATGTGCACCCACTATTTGGGGCAGCATGTCCCTTAgataaactgaacaaaagtaTGGAGGCCACAGCAGACTACACTATCAGAGAGAACATTGTTTTCTTCCATAGTAACACCAATGCACCGCATCAATGTAAATATGTCAATCTAAGAACGATGCTTGTAGATGAAAGATGAGAGTGAGAAGGATTACCGAGACTGGATAAGAAAGCAGAGTTAGGAAAGTGAATTAAGTagtagtgtttgtgtgtgttggggaggtTAGTCAGTCATAATTTTTGCTTTGAACTTGATGGCTGACAGCTCAATTAGACCAAATTATAATTAAAAGGGAGAACGCATTGGACCccactttctcttcctcttcacctcctcctcctcctcttactcCCTCCCTTTTCCTGAAAAGGACAGGAACGGTcgaacacacccacacaaacgGACATGTTCACGCTGACGATGACTCATCTCATTCTAATAGGAAAAGAAAACTGCCTTTTGTTTAAGGGGCCGCTGTAGGAGACTCAGCGGACTGAAAATCAGTCGGAATGGAAATGTGGGTGAAAGgattaaatgaaatgagagagaaTTGGGTGAAACACTGGATTTGATGTTGGGACAagagagcagcacagaaaaacTGTGTAATGGAACTGtgattcttttttcctttctagccaagcctttcagatgagaggtgaaatgtcttcaaccttcgcttctagcacttcaacatCTCATGTAATTAATGAACTAAATTAATGAATTGCTACGACTGtgatgatcccctgactttcCTGTTGCATCACAAACAAAGTTTTCATCTATCAAGTGAAATACACTATTTAGGCAAAAGtactgggccacctgaccactaccaacagggacttcagtgatatcacattctaaatacacagacagctttgcagctataacagcttccactcttctgagaaggctttccacaagtgtttctgtgcaaaTGTTCGATGTTATCAGAGGATGTGTCCTAATGACGGTTCTTTCTAGCACCACTATGAGgctgacattttacttttaagtgTAATGTCTTTAAAATTCTATTTTTAATAGACTGTCGTGGAACTTGGATCAAGTCATGTTCACCTCAGGATAAATACTATTGGTGATCCACTGACTTTTAATCCagccatcatcaggtcaaaatggCATTCCCATCAGATGTGTGTTTCCACTTAAAGCTGGGAGTGACATGTTGTAAGGTttgttttcacaacaaaaacaaaacaaaaaaactgacacTCTAGCCTGTTGGGGAACCAAACAGGAACCTGAGATTCACTTAGGACAGaaaccatgttttattttagaaacgTGAGCATTGGCAGGAtaagagaggagcagcaggttcaTCAATAACCAGTTTTCCTCAGActgaacacatttattttgacaaactGATTGACTATACAGTTGGTGAAAAGGGATGAATGCATCTGTTGATGGTTCAGTCCTGCCCTGTACCTGATGAGAACATGGagatgatggtgatgaggaaggaagagaagtTCAGCCAAGAGGTAAGCGTCAAATTGTCCCTC
This is a stretch of genomic DNA from Scatophagus argus isolate fScaArg1 chromosome 7, fScaArg1.pri, whole genome shotgun sequence. It encodes these proteins:
- the si:dkey-238o13.4 gene encoding uncharacterized protein si:dkey-238o13.4, producing MSNSDRVVLALGGAGTVGSGIVKALLDKGFKVAVISRDNSRLERLRSFVSPTTRDNLTTIVGNVGSEEGAEQAKQALLKAVGKVTDIVSSLGFSWWQGGPPHTQSLKELHWVIETLLFSTFVSWKAFFPLVRDDSSCTYTFITGGAGEKLLMPGTGFLTVGAAGTLAFCQVLREEYPEVPCKLNQVKIDTGVATPERMAPGYLNHLDLGEAVATLVERRNTSHTVFTVNCPADLKTVLLERNL